Proteins encoded within one genomic window of Bradyrhizobium sp. AZCC 1719:
- a CDS encoding H-NS histone family protein, translating to MGGTDKRKHGAAAKFRNPHPPFQTWSGRGTQPRWVKDALERGATMDSLRLKALAASQNEEDTHPV from the coding sequence ATGGGTGGCACCGACAAGCGCAAACATGGGGCCGCGGCGAAATTTCGCAACCCGCATCCCCCATTCCAGACATGGTCGGGTAGAGGCACACAGCCGCGCTGGGTGAAGGACGCGCTCGAGCGCGGCGCGACAATGGATAGCCTGCGGTTGAAAGCGTTGGCCGCTTCGCAGAACGAGGAAGATACTCATCCGGTGTAA
- a CDS encoding HdeD family acid-resistance protein, giving the protein MTQDIPPDIGKLQSEMNAAVKAHWKAFLFEGIVLALLGLAAMIVPPLASLAVTIFLGWMFLISGIAGLFVTYWARQMPGFWWSLFSAALAVLAGGILLARPAQGVLTLTIVVGAYFLAEGVVSIMYALQHRRELSERWSWLLISGVMDLLIAFIIIAGLPGSAEWAIGLLAGINLVLGGASLVGIALAARKS; this is encoded by the coding sequence ATGACCCAAGACATTCCCCCTGATATCGGCAAGCTGCAGTCCGAAATGAATGCCGCGGTGAAGGCGCACTGGAAGGCCTTCCTGTTCGAAGGCATCGTGCTCGCCCTGCTCGGCCTGGCTGCGATGATCGTGCCGCCGCTGGCGAGCCTCGCCGTCACCATCTTCCTCGGCTGGATGTTTCTGATCAGCGGCATTGCCGGGTTGTTCGTCACTTACTGGGCGCGGCAGATGCCGGGCTTCTGGTGGTCGCTGTTTTCGGCGGCGCTGGCCGTTCTCGCCGGCGGGATTTTGCTGGCGCGGCCCGCGCAGGGCGTCCTCACGCTCACCATCGTGGTCGGCGCGTATTTTCTCGCCGAGGGCGTCGTCAGCATCATGTACGCGCTACAGCACCGCCGCGAATTGTCGGAGCGCTGGTCCTGGTTGCTGATTTCAGGCGTGATGGACCTCCTGATCGCATTCATCATCATCGCCGGCCTGCCGGGTTCGGCGGAATGGGCGATCGGCCTCCTGGCCGGGATCAATCTCGTGCTCGGCGGCGCGTCACTGGTCGGCATAGCGCTCGCCGCGCGCAAATCCTGA
- a CDS encoding VOC family protein: protein MRYLHTMLRVRNLDTAMKFYRDALGLKEVRRVDNDKGRFTLVFLCAPEDEGLFKTAPQNRGAPLVELTYNWDEEKYGEDRYFGHLAYEVDDIYATCDRLMKAGITINRPPRDGNMAFVRSPDLHSIELLQKGEPKPPAEPWTSMPNTGHW from the coding sequence ATGCGCTATCTCCACACCATGCTGCGCGTCCGCAATCTCGATACTGCGATGAAGTTCTACCGGGACGCGCTGGGGCTGAAGGAAGTACGCCGGGTCGACAACGACAAGGGCCGGTTCACGCTGGTGTTCCTGTGCGCGCCGGAGGACGAAGGCCTGTTCAAGACCGCTCCCCAGAACCGCGGCGCGCCGCTGGTCGAGCTCACCTATAATTGGGACGAGGAGAAATACGGCGAGGACCGCTATTTCGGTCACCTCGCCTACGAGGTCGACGACATCTACGCGACCTGCGACCGCCTGATGAAGGCCGGCATCACCATCAACCGCCCGCCGCGCGACGGCAACATGGCTTTCGTCCGCTCGCCGGATCTACATTCGATCGAGCTATTGCAGAAGGGCGAACCGAAGCCGCCGGCCGAACCGTGGACCTCGATGCCGAACACCGGTCACTGGTAG
- a CDS encoding glutathione S-transferase family protein: MADNNKQQLTIWGRANSVNVQKVLWCLAELDLAYERIDAGMQFGKNNEPAYLAMNPNGRVPTLVDGDYVLWESNSVMRYLCMAYGQGSEQGSSIYPSQPKARAGVDRWLDWTLSTLQPVDRPVFWALVRTPIEKRDMVAIQKDVDAEAAVWRIVVAHLATRRFIEGDQFTIADIALGAFARRWFGVEGVTKPKLPNLERWFSQLTVRPGFTQFIAPPMT, translated from the coding sequence GTGGCCGACAACAACAAACAACAACTCACCATCTGGGGCCGGGCCAATTCGGTCAACGTGCAAAAAGTACTGTGGTGCCTCGCCGAACTCGATCTTGCCTATGAGCGTATCGATGCCGGCATGCAGTTCGGAAAGAACAACGAGCCTGCTTATCTGGCGATGAATCCGAACGGCCGCGTACCCACGCTGGTCGATGGCGACTACGTGCTGTGGGAATCCAATTCCGTGATGCGTTATCTCTGCATGGCCTATGGCCAAGGATCTGAACAAGGTTCGTCGATCTATCCCTCGCAGCCGAAGGCGCGCGCCGGCGTTGATCGCTGGCTCGACTGGACGCTGTCGACGCTGCAGCCGGTCGACCGGCCGGTGTTCTGGGCGTTGGTGCGCACGCCCATCGAAAAGCGCGACATGGTCGCGATCCAGAAGGATGTCGATGCCGAAGCCGCGGTGTGGCGGATCGTCGTGGCGCACCTGGCAACGCGGCGCTTCATCGAAGGCGATCAGTTCACCATCGCCGACATCGCGCTGGGCGCCTTTGCGCGGCGCTGGTTCGGCGTCGAAGGCGTGACAAAACCGAAACTGCCTAACCTCGAACGCTGGTTTTCGCAGCTCACCGTCCGCCCAGGGTTCACGCAGTTCATCGCGCCGCCGATGACGTAA
- a CDS encoding porin, with translation MRKSLFIVIAVALSSVASVAEQPRPQKLDKAPASGKSLPLKRPASANACAEYGAGFVRIEGTNTCMKIGGAVSVGAGVSGGSR, from the coding sequence ATGCGAAAATCCCTCTTTATAGTGATCGCCGTGGCGCTGTCTTCGGTTGCCTCGGTCGCGGAACAACCCCGCCCTCAGAAGCTCGACAAGGCCCCCGCGTCGGGCAAGTCGCTTCCTCTGAAGCGCCCAGCTTCAGCCAATGCATGCGCGGAATACGGCGCGGGCTTCGTCAGAATCGAAGGCACCAACACCTGCATGAAAATCGGCGGCGCGGTGAGCGTAGGAGCGGGGGTCTCCGGCGGCTCGCGTTGA
- a CDS encoding MFS transporter has translation MVAETRPAYSIRDIPASVWVLGFVSMLMDISSEMIHALLPIYLVSVLGASMVTVGVIEGIAEATASITKIFSGALSDWLGKRKWLAAIGYGLAAFTKPVFPLAPTVGWLVAARFVDRIGKGIRGAPRDALVADLSPADLRGASFGLRQSLDTIGAFVGPLLAIALMWWTSDNFTAVFWVAVIPAFLALALIVFAVREPARPQALRTVRNPISLAEIKNLGPAYWWVVAVASVFTLARFSEAFLVLRAQNVGLPIMLVPAVLVAMNVVYALAAYPAGVISDRMGRTAVLASGMLVLVAADIALALLPSVGGVALGVILWGLHMGLTQGLLAALVADTAPAELRGTAYGFFNLLGGVAMLAASVIAGALWDIAGPQGTFLAGAGFALVALAGLLVVQGKIGQRAAA, from the coding sequence ATGGTTGCTGAGACCAGGCCGGCCTATTCGATCAGGGACATTCCGGCCAGCGTATGGGTGCTGGGCTTCGTCTCCATGCTGATGGACATCTCGTCGGAGATGATCCACGCCCTGCTGCCGATCTACCTGGTCTCGGTCCTCGGCGCATCGATGGTGACGGTCGGCGTCATCGAAGGCATCGCCGAGGCGACCGCCTCCATCACCAAAATATTCTCTGGCGCGCTCTCGGACTGGCTCGGGAAACGCAAATGGTTGGCCGCCATCGGTTACGGCCTCGCGGCCTTCACCAAGCCGGTGTTTCCGCTGGCGCCAACCGTCGGCTGGCTGGTGGCCGCGCGTTTCGTCGACCGGATCGGCAAAGGCATTCGCGGCGCCCCGCGTGATGCGCTGGTGGCCGATCTCTCGCCGGCCGATCTGCGCGGCGCCAGTTTCGGGCTGCGCCAATCGCTCGATACGATCGGCGCCTTCGTCGGCCCCCTGCTCGCCATCGCCCTGATGTGGTGGACATCGGACAACTTCACGGCCGTGTTCTGGGTTGCCGTAATTCCCGCTTTCCTGGCGCTGGCGCTGATCGTTTTCGCCGTGCGTGAGCCGGCGCGGCCGCAGGCGCTGCGCACCGTCCGCAATCCGATCAGCCTGGCCGAGATCAAAAACCTGGGGCCGGCCTATTGGTGGGTGGTGGCGGTCGCGAGCGTGTTCACGCTGGCGCGCTTCAGCGAGGCATTCCTCGTTCTCCGCGCCCAGAATGTCGGGCTGCCGATCATGCTCGTGCCTGCCGTCCTGGTGGCGATGAATGTCGTCTATGCCCTCGCAGCCTATCCCGCCGGCGTCATCTCGGATCGCATGGGCCGCACGGCCGTGCTGGCGAGCGGCATGCTGGTGCTGGTTGCCGCCGACATCGCGTTGGCGTTGCTGCCGTCGGTGGGCGGTGTTGCGCTGGGCGTCATTCTCTGGGGCCTGCACATGGGACTGACGCAGGGACTGCTGGCCGCGCTCGTTGCGGATACCGCGCCGGCCGAGTTGCGCGGCACGGCTTACGGATTCTTCAACCTGCTCGGCGGCGTGGCGATGCTCGCGGCCAGCGTCATTGCCGGCGCACTCTGGGATATTGCAGGGCCGCAGGGCACGTTCCTGGCCGGCGCCGGCTTCGCCCTCGTCGCGCTGGCGGGATTGCTGGTGGTACAGGGCAAGATCGGCCAACGGGCCGCGGCCTGA
- a CDS encoding Flp family type IVb pilin: MLGKFLRDEGGATAIEYSLIAGFIALAIIAAVGMTGEKLVALFESLIPALTL, from the coding sequence ATGCTCGGGAAGTTTCTGCGCGACGAGGGCGGCGCCACCGCAATCGAATACAGCCTCATCGCCGGCTTTATCGCCTTGGCCATCATCGCCGCCGTCGGAATGACCGGCGAAAAACTGGTGGCGCTATTTGAGAGCCTTATTCCCGCGTTGACTCTTTAG
- a CDS encoding lysine-2,3-aminomutase-like protein — MNKIDPKLLATLRQPADLIERGLAKPADLADLERVAARYAIAVTPDIANLIDTENPDDPIARQFIPSALELMNAPGENADPIGDDAHSPVAGIVHRYPDRVLLKLVHVCAVYCRFCFRREMVGPGKATALSEAAYRDALDYIRKNNEIWEVILTGGDPLMLSPRRLAEIMTDLAAIDHVKIVRIHTRVPVAAPARIEGDMIRALKADGATTWIAVHANHPRELSGEARAACARLADAGVPLVSQTVLLRGVNDDSATLEALMRTFVENRIKPYYLHHGDLAPGTGHLRTTIAEGRELMRNLRGRVSGLCQPDYVLDIPGGHGKAPIGPNYLSHASSEECELSSEVQYRIVDYCGDVHLYPPKP, encoded by the coding sequence ATGAACAAGATCGATCCAAAACTTTTGGCAACGCTGCGGCAGCCCGCTGATCTCATCGAGCGGGGGTTGGCGAAGCCGGCCGATCTCGCCGACCTCGAGCGGGTCGCCGCGCGCTACGCCATCGCGGTGACGCCCGATATCGCTAACCTGATTGATACTGAAAATCCTGACGATCCGATCGCGCGGCAATTCATTCCGAGCGCGCTCGAACTGATGAATGCGCCCGGTGAAAATGCCGACCCGATCGGCGACGATGCGCATTCGCCGGTCGCCGGCATCGTCCATCGCTATCCCGATCGCGTGCTGCTCAAGCTGGTGCATGTCTGCGCGGTGTATTGCCGCTTCTGCTTCCGCCGCGAGATGGTCGGGCCTGGCAAGGCGACGGCGCTGTCCGAGGCCGCCTATCGCGACGCGCTGGACTATATCCGCAAGAACAACGAAATCTGGGAAGTCATCCTGACCGGCGGTGATCCGCTGATGCTGTCGCCACGGCGGCTGGCTGAGATCATGACGGACCTCGCCGCCATCGATCACGTCAAGATCGTTCGCATCCACACCCGCGTGCCGGTGGCTGCGCCTGCGCGCATCGAAGGCGACATGATCAGGGCGTTGAAAGCTGACGGCGCAACGACCTGGATCGCCGTTCACGCCAATCATCCGCGCGAATTGTCGGGCGAGGCCCGCGCCGCCTGCGCGCGGCTGGCCGACGCCGGTGTTCCGCTGGTAAGCCAGACGGTGCTGCTTCGCGGCGTCAATGACGATTCCGCGACGCTGGAAGCGTTGATGCGGACCTTTGTTGAAAACCGAATCAAGCCCTATTACCTGCATCATGGCGATCTGGCGCCGGGGACCGGACATCTGCGCACCACCATTGCAGAGGGACGGGAACTGATGCGCAACTTGCGCGGCCGCGTTTCGGGCCTGTGCCAGCCGGATTACGTGCTCGACATTCCCGGCGGCCATGGAAAGGCGCCGATTGGACCGAATTATTTGTCGCATGCAAGTTCCGAGGAATGTGAACTATCCTCGGAAGTGCAGTATCGTATCGTCGACTATTGTGGAGACGTTCACCTCTATCCGCCAAAGCCGTGA
- a CDS encoding PEPxxWA-CTERM sorting domain-containing protein: protein MISSRGILAAALISMAAVSISPAQADIVVVTGVNNQGTDNVLLNTATNLSLVTGTVGPNDLVVNFTSTSGSGLLSANPSGQATVSGGTENDPLTQLSFDLASGGTFTRSVFNINAATDGSVLIHVEGINITGGSFTDDFTVDANGQNFFTITSINGQLMTDVSLTAINGATFEDVRQVRLGGFETVGAVPEPSTWAMMILGFAGVGFLAYRRRPQGQALRLV from the coding sequence ATGATTAGTTCACGCGGAATATTGGCAGCTGCTTTGATATCGATGGCCGCTGTTTCGATCAGCCCGGCGCAGGCAGACATCGTTGTGGTCACGGGCGTCAACAATCAGGGCACGGACAACGTGCTGCTGAACACCGCGACAAACCTGTCGCTCGTCACTGGCACGGTCGGACCAAACGACCTAGTGGTTAATTTCACTTCCACGAGCGGCAGCGGACTCTTGAGCGCAAACCCCAGCGGCCAGGCGACGGTGTCAGGCGGTACGGAAAACGATCCTCTGACTCAACTCTCGTTCGACCTGGCGAGCGGCGGCACGTTCACGCGATCCGTCTTTAACATCAATGCCGCCACCGATGGGAGCGTGCTTATCCACGTGGAGGGCATCAACATCACCGGCGGCTCCTTCACAGACGACTTCACGGTTGACGCCAACGGCCAAAACTTCTTCACCATCACCAGTATCAACGGACAGCTGATGACCGACGTTTCGCTCACAGCGATTAATGGCGCCACGTTCGAGGATGTGCGGCAAGTCCGGCTCGGAGGGTTCGAGACGGTCGGTGCCGTCCCCGAGCCCTCCACCTGGGCCATGATGATCCTCGGCTTCGCTGGCGTGGGCTTCCTCGCCTACCGTCGCCGCCCACAAGGTCAGGCCCTGCGGCTGGTCTGA
- a CDS encoding Zn-dependent hydrolase, with protein MADISSRVDGDRVLADLNALRAIGAYKTGVHKPTFSEPHLRSLAWLMQRLPEAGLTGEIDGIGNVLGTSTKSGPKLLAGSHLESQNHAGWLDGPLGVVYALEAARVINPDPNIEGAVEVASWCDEEGHFGHFLGSRSYVGGVTEADIDAARDRNNDRSMRDALREAGLAGRARARCEQGRHIGYLEAHIEQGEALESSGLKIGIVTSIVGIWQYRITFTGEQNHAGTTRMAIRRDAGLALARFCVDIDNRFPAACGPRTVWTTGRITLDPGAPSIIPGAAEMLFQIRDDDPAVIARLEELLHGMAAEVNAQGRCAVAVERIRTGTPARMDGSFQQAIEGASAAFADGKSLRMPSGAGHDAQILSTVMPAGMLFVPSIGGISHHWTENTADADIVTGAEVFVDACRRLLAQ; from the coding sequence ATGGCTGACATTTCTTCGCGCGTCGATGGCGACCGCGTCCTCGCCGATCTCAACGCGCTGCGCGCCATCGGCGCCTACAAGACCGGCGTTCACAAGCCGACTTTCTCCGAACCGCATCTGCGCTCGCTGGCTTGGCTGATGCAGCGGCTTCCTGAGGCCGGCCTCACGGGCGAGATCGACGGCATCGGCAACGTGCTCGGAACCAGCACGAAAAGCGGGCCGAAACTGCTGGCGGGATCGCATCTGGAAAGCCAGAACCACGCGGGCTGGCTCGATGGACCGCTCGGCGTGGTCTATGCGCTCGAGGCCGCCCGCGTCATCAATCCCGACCCGAATATAGAGGGCGCCGTCGAAGTCGCATCATGGTGCGACGAGGAAGGCCATTTCGGACACTTCCTCGGCAGCCGGTCCTATGTCGGCGGCGTCACCGAAGCCGATATCGACGCCGCGCGCGACCGCAACAATGATAGGAGCATGCGTGACGCGCTACGTGAGGCGGGTCTTGCCGGCCGCGCCCGCGCGCGGTGCGAACAAGGGCGGCATATCGGCTATCTGGAAGCCCATATCGAGCAGGGCGAGGCGCTGGAAAGCAGCGGCCTCAAGATCGGCATCGTCACGTCCATCGTCGGGATCTGGCAATACCGCATCACCTTCACGGGTGAACAAAACCACGCCGGCACCACGCGGATGGCCATTCGCCGGGACGCCGGCCTCGCACTCGCCAGATTTTGCGTCGATATCGACAATCGTTTCCCCGCCGCCTGCGGCCCGCGCACGGTGTGGACCACCGGCCGCATCACGCTCGATCCCGGTGCGCCCAGCATCATCCCGGGAGCGGCGGAAATGCTGTTCCAGATTCGCGACGACGATCCTGCCGTGATTGCGCGGCTGGAGGAACTGCTCCACGGCATGGCCGCGGAGGTCAACGCCCAAGGCCGCTGCGCCGTCGCGGTGGAGCGCATCCGCACCGGGACGCCCGCGCGGATGGATGGCTCGTTCCAGCAGGCCATCGAGGGTGCCAGCGCAGCTTTTGCCGACGGCAAGTCGCTCCGCATGCCGAGCGGCGCCGGCCACGACGCCCAGATTCTCTCAACCGTCATGCCGGCCGGCATGCTGTTCGTGCCCTCGATCGGCGGCATTTCGCATCACTGGACCGAGAACACCGCCGACGCCGACATCGTTACCGGGGCAGAGGTCTTTGTTGACGCCTGCCGGCGGCTGTTGGCGCAATGA
- a CDS encoding PilZ domain-containing protein yields the protein MALLSSKKRDARKSLSQPGWITLEGGFAARQCVVQDMSATGAKVTIDDPNTLPAKLRLAFSRDARTGRRCEVVWRRGKSIGIKFVR from the coding sequence ATGGCTTTGCTATCAAGCAAGAAGCGCGACGCGCGCAAATCATTGAGTCAACCTGGGTGGATCACGCTCGAAGGCGGTTTCGCCGCGCGCCAGTGCGTGGTGCAGGATATGTCCGCAACGGGGGCGAAGGTCACGATCGACGATCCCAACACGCTGCCGGCGAAATTGCGGCTGGCGTTTTCGCGCGACGCCAGGACCGGGCGCCGCTGCGAAGTGGTCTGGCGCCGCGGCAAATCGATCGGTATCAAGTTCGTCCGCTAG
- a CDS encoding 3-deoxy-7-phosphoheptulonate synthase has translation MLSTTDDLRISELKELSTPQEVMGEIPRTLTATRVVMAARNAIHAILHGTDDRLLVVVGPCSVHDPAAAVDYAERLAALREKLADHLEIVMRVYFEKPRTTVGWKGLINDPNLDGSFDINRGLRLARNVLSAVNNLGLPAGTEFLDMTTPQYIADLMAWAAIGARTTESQIHRELASGLSCPVGFKNGTDGNIRIAADAVKSASHPHHFMAVTKGGRSAIAATTGNEDCHIILRGGNKPNYDRKSVDAACVELVRAGVTPRIMIDTSHANSNKKPENQPLVVADIARQISEGEQRITGVMIESNLVAGRQDVVPGKKLAYGQSITDGCIDWETTVSALNMLADAVATRRNVPSRRFREERSA, from the coding sequence GTGTTGAGCACCACCGACGACCTTCGAATTAGCGAACTGAAAGAACTGAGTACGCCGCAGGAGGTGATGGGCGAGATACCGCGCACCTTGACCGCGACGCGCGTCGTGATGGCGGCGCGCAATGCCATTCACGCCATCCTGCACGGCACCGACGACCGCCTGCTCGTGGTCGTCGGCCCCTGCTCGGTCCACGATCCCGCCGCGGCCGTTGATTACGCCGAGCGACTCGCTGCACTGCGCGAAAAGCTCGCCGACCACCTCGAAATCGTGATGCGTGTCTATTTCGAAAAGCCGCGCACCACGGTCGGATGGAAGGGACTGATCAACGACCCCAATCTCGACGGCTCCTTCGACATCAACAGGGGCCTGCGGCTCGCCCGCAATGTGCTGTCGGCGGTGAACAATCTCGGCCTGCCGGCCGGGACCGAATTCCTCGACATGACGACGCCGCAATACATTGCCGACCTGATGGCATGGGCGGCAATCGGGGCGCGCACGACCGAGAGCCAGATCCATCGCGAGCTCGCTTCCGGTCTCTCCTGCCCGGTCGGCTTCAAGAACGGTACCGACGGCAATATCCGCATCGCGGCCGATGCGGTGAAGTCGGCCTCGCATCCGCATCATTTCATGGCTGTCACCAAAGGCGGGCGCTCGGCGATTGCGGCAACCACCGGCAACGAGGACTGCCACATCATCCTGCGCGGCGGCAACAAGCCGAACTACGACCGGAAAAGCGTCGATGCCGCTTGCGTCGAACTTGTCCGCGCCGGCGTCACCCCGCGGATCATGATCGACACCAGCCACGCCAACAGCAACAAGAAGCCGGAGAACCAGCCGCTGGTGGTCGCCGACATCGCGCGCCAGATATCGGAGGGCGAGCAGCGCATCACCGGCGTCATGATCGAGAGCAATCTGGTCGCCGGCCGCCAGGACGTCGTGCCGGGCAAGAAGCTAGCCTATGGGCAGAGCATCACCGACGGCTGCATCGACTGGGAGACGACGGTGTCGGCGTTGAACATGCTGGCTGATGCCGTGGCGACGCGCCGCAACGTGCCATCGCGCCGTTTCCGGGAGGAGCGCTCGGCGTAG
- a CDS encoding PrsW family glutamic-type intramembrane protease → MLLLQALPTSIGVAAIAPALLVLWLVIAADERPGPPARVWLAFVLGAASISLLGIARAPFAAILAVPGNPWMTQGLRSIFGVAAPEEIVKVLVIILVSLPVRRRAFADPMDTVVYGAAAGLGFAAYENLAYLVQHADMWRSLAALRSVLTVPFHGALGIIAGAYIAIARAGTALGAHRHHRDWARISSWALALFAPVALHAAFDFPLLTLQKHPDLGANVRMLLGAASLLIGFSSIGFAIRLVRRVGRHHAPRTEIARERLSQLRRMWALLLVGSGAGFAGAAFVLTSLHHWFVNPERNASLLLIPLGMTSILIGLALLLATSAVYVFGRNRIRTSSDGFSSAPEPG, encoded by the coding sequence ATGTTGCTGCTGCAGGCCCTCCCTACATCGATCGGCGTTGCCGCCATCGCGCCGGCGTTGCTGGTGCTCTGGCTCGTCATTGCCGCGGACGAGCGCCCCGGCCCACCCGCGCGGGTATGGCTCGCTTTCGTACTCGGGGCCGCCAGCATTTCTCTGTTGGGCATTGCGCGCGCCCCGTTTGCCGCGATCCTTGCGGTGCCTGGAAACCCCTGGATGACGCAAGGCCTGCGTTCGATCTTCGGGGTGGCCGCGCCCGAAGAGATCGTGAAGGTCCTCGTGATCATTCTAGTGTCATTGCCGGTGCGCCGCCGTGCGTTTGCGGACCCAATGGACACGGTGGTCTACGGTGCGGCCGCAGGCCTCGGCTTCGCGGCCTACGAAAACCTCGCCTATCTCGTGCAGCACGCCGACATGTGGCGGTCGCTGGCCGCCTTGCGCAGCGTATTGACGGTGCCGTTTCACGGCGCACTCGGCATCATCGCAGGCGCCTATATCGCGATCGCGCGCGCCGGCACCGCGCTCGGTGCGCATCGCCATCATCGCGACTGGGCGCGGATCTCTAGCTGGGCGCTGGCGCTGTTCGCGCCGGTCGCGCTGCATGCGGCATTCGATTTTCCGCTGCTGACGCTACAGAAACATCCAGATCTCGGCGCCAACGTGCGGATGCTGCTGGGGGCGGCAAGCCTGCTGATCGGCTTCAGTTCGATCGGGTTTGCCATACGGCTGGTGCGGCGCGTCGGCCGCCATCATGCGCCGCGCACCGAGATCGCGCGTGAGCGGCTGAGCCAGTTGCGGCGGATGTGGGCCCTGCTGCTCGTGGGCAGCGGCGCGGGCTTCGCCGGCGCGGCTTTCGTCCTGACCTCGCTTCATCACTGGTTCGTCAATCCGGAGCGCAATGCGTCGCTGCTTCTCATTCCGCTCGGCATGACCTCCATCTTGATAGGCTTGGCGCTGTTGCTGGCCACGTCGGCTGTCTATGTGTTTGGCCGCAATCGCATCAGAACGTCCTCGGACGGATTTTCGTCCGCGCCTGAGCCAGGCTGA
- the epmA gene encoding EF-P lysine aminoacylase EpmA: MADIDQPSPWWAATRHADRRPFLMARAAITRAVRGWFDEQGFTEVETGILQVSPGNETHLHAPRTEIISHDGTRATRYLRTSPEFAAKKLLAAGEAKIFELARVFRDRERGDLHLPEFTMLEWYRADAGYDAVMADTIVVIAHAAQATGIRQFSFRGRTADPFAEPELLTVASAFDRFAGIDLLATISNGEGDRVALAAAARPRVRITDDDTWSDIFSKVLVEHVEPNLGQGRLTVLFEYPAPEAALARAKASDPRVAERFEVYACGVELANGFGELTDAGEQRRRFAADMDEKERRYGERYPLDEDFLAAVAAMPPSSGVALGFDRLVMLASGALRVDQVVWTPPAGET; the protein is encoded by the coding sequence ATGGCTGATATCGACCAGCCCTCGCCCTGGTGGGCGGCCACACGGCACGCCGATCGAAGGCCGTTCCTTATGGCGCGAGCCGCGATCACGAGGGCAGTGCGAGGCTGGTTCGACGAGCAGGGTTTTACCGAGGTGGAAACCGGCATCCTGCAGGTCTCGCCGGGCAACGAGACGCATCTGCATGCCCCACGCACCGAAATCATCAGCCACGATGGCACACGCGCGACGCGCTATTTGCGAACGTCGCCGGAATTCGCCGCGAAGAAACTGCTCGCTGCCGGCGAAGCCAAAATCTTCGAATTGGCGCGCGTGTTCCGCGACCGCGAGCGCGGCGATCTGCATCTGCCCGAATTCACGATGCTGGAATGGTATCGTGCCGACGCAGGCTATGACGCCGTTATGGCCGACACCATCGTCGTGATCGCACATGCAGCGCAGGCGACCGGGATCAGGCAGTTTTCGTTCCGGGGCAGAACGGCCGATCCCTTCGCCGAGCCGGAACTGCTGACGGTGGCATCCGCGTTCGACCGCTTTGCTGGAATTGATCTGTTGGCCACAATCAGCAATGGCGAGGGCGATCGGGTGGCGCTTGCGGCGGCAGCAAGGCCGCGGGTGCGGATCACTGATGACGACACCTGGTCGGATATTTTCAGCAAAGTGCTGGTCGAGCATGTCGAACCGAATCTGGGGCAGGGGCGTTTGACTGTCTTGTTCGAATATCCGGCGCCGGAAGCAGCCCTTGCGCGGGCGAAAGCGTCCGATCCGCGCGTCGCCGAACGTTTTGAGGTCTATGCCTGCGGCGTCGAACTTGCCAACGGATTTGGCGAATTGACCGATGCCGGCGAACAGCGCCGCCGTTTCGCCGCTGATATGGACGAGAAGGAGCGGCGCTACGGCGAGCGCTATCCGCTGGATGAGGATTTTCTCGCAGCGGTTGCCGCGATGCCGCCGTCGAGCGGCGTCGCGCTCGGTTTCGATCGGCTGGTGATGCTGGCAAGCGGCGCACTGCGGGTGGACCAGGTGGTGTGGACGCCACCGGCAGGAGAGACATGA